A genomic window from Vanessa cardui chromosome Z, ilVanCard2.1, whole genome shotgun sequence includes:
- the LOC124543410 gene encoding uncharacterized protein LOC124543410 → MLLYCDQENGSGSNRKSMRDESKQEVSMQPDSSSESSSEDESAPPADTLSKYYYDKAIAESLAENMYNLSVESEQDDDDDDLNPSPSSRPPKQPFVFQNYSEDDSEESDIYNKISKIAGVEHLVVNSPLWYAHVRPHLTDLEREELWNRTPWAVKFYWDDPDDADADDEGAPPLFKDQYYIAVI, encoded by the exons ATGTTGTTATATTGTGATCAAGAGAACGGTTCTGGAAGC AACCGCAAATCAATGAGAGACGAAAGTAAACAGGAGGTCAGCATGCAACCGGATTCGAGCAGCGAGTCGTCGTCTGAAGACGAATCGGCTCCACCAGCTGATACTTTGAGCAAATATTATTATG ataaagcCATTGCGGAGTCACTAGCTGAGAACATGTATAATCTGTCCGTGGAGTCGGAGCAAGATGACGACGATGATGATC TGAATCCTTCACCCTCTTCTCGGCCACCAAAACAGCCGTTTGTGTTTCAAAACTATTCTGAAGATGATTCTGAAGAATCGGACATTTATAATAAGATAAGCAAAATTGCGGGCGTGGAACATTTG gTGGTGAACAGTCCTCTTTGGTACGCCCATGTAAGGCCACACTTGACGGACTTAGAACGAGAGGAATTGTGGAACAGAACTCCTTGG GCTGTTAAATTTTATTGGGATGATCCTGACGATGCAGATGCTGATGATGAAGGTGCTCCTCCGCTTTTTAAGGATCAGTACTATATCGcagttatttaa
- the LOC124543421 gene encoding uncharacterized protein LOC124543421 isoform X1 → MSGESKQEVSMQPDSSSESSSDDESAPTVDAITRYYYDNDIAESLAENMYHLSVESDQDDDDDDSNLSGSCHTPPQPFELNDDSDDDTEDSDTEDNIIIQDVGDNHNLFQVVDSPLWYAQIRQFLTEREREDLWRKTPWVLKWFWDDSEDNGPSDHPLFKEQDSIGLF, encoded by the exons ATGAGCGGCGAAAGTAAACAGGAGGTCAGCATGCAGCCAGATTCCAGCAGTGAGTCGTCGTCCGATGACGAATCGGCTCCAACGGTTGACGCTATAACCCGATATTATTATG ATAATGACATTGCGGAGTCACTTGCGGAGAATATGTACCATCTATCGGTGGAATCGGACCAAGATGACGACGACGACGATT cgAACCTCTCAGGCTCTTGTCACACACCCCCACAACCGTTTGAATTGAATGACGATTCCGATGACGATACCGAAGATTCTGACACCGAAGATAATATTATCATACAAGATGTAGGGGACAATCACAACTTG TTCCAGGTCGTCGATAGTCCCCTCTGGTACGCGCAAATACGACAATTCTTGACAGAACGAGAGAGAGAGGATTTGTGGAGGAAGACTCCTTGG GTATTGAAATGGTTTTGGGATGACTCCGAAGACAATGGTCCGTCAGATCATCCGTTATTTAAGGAACAGGATTCGATCggccttttttaa
- the LOC124543421 gene encoding uncharacterized protein LOC124543421 isoform X2, which produces MHLINQTRYKIVIADDPNYTGDSEVLLDPEDSQGSESFTEQEIRDATKYLKYYYKRQMDALQGSDADTDSEEEDGWTPRSSPIPTSFEMNDDFENDPIDDDEYKDLMSVLDDIVRSNPAFLHKPRPVIDVDIYKYISFVAGTDDLILDLEYYVQEYPDDSESTG; this is translated from the exons ATGCATCTTATAAATCAGACGAGATATAAGATAGTTATCGCCGATGATCCCAACTATACGGGCGATAGCGAGGTGCTTCTTGATCCGGAAGATTCGCAAGGCAGCGAAAGT ttcaccGAACAAGAAATCCGTGATGCTACCAAGTATCTGAAATACTACTACA aaaggCAAATGGATGCATTACAAGGGTCGGATGCGGATACCGATTCCGAGGAGGAAGATGGTT GGACTCCACGTTCATCTCCGATACCGACGTCGTTTGAAATGAACGATGATTTTGAGAACGATCCGATTGATGACGACGAATACAAAGATTTGATGTCCGTTTTGGATGACATC GTGCGCTCTAACCCCGCTTTCCTGCATAAGCCGAGGCCTGTCATTGATGTggatatatataagtacatatccTTCGTAGCAGGG ACCGACGATTTGATTTTGGACTTGGAGTATTACGTTCAAGAATATCCTGACGATTCAGAATCCACAGGCTAA